The proteins below are encoded in one region of Rhabdothermincola salaria:
- the glmM gene encoding phosphoglucosamine mutase, which yields MTLRFGTDGVRGRADELTDELVVALGQAAAEVLGADAMVVGRDTRASGPRLEAALAEGARAAGVEPIGLGVVPTPTVAWESARSGRTGAVISASHNPWTDNGIKFFAPGGRKLSDELEERLEARLDELVAIAAPLPTGMVEPAGDPSVGTAWAEALRATVPADALRGMKVVVDCANGASSALAPGVLRDLGCDLVVLHDSPDGTNINDGCGSTHPGDLQAAVVEHGADVGLAFDGDADRVLAVDERGALVDGDHLIALFALDLQDRGRLAQDHVVVTVMTNLGFRHAMSSAGIEVVETPVGDRHVLEALQRGGWSLGGEQSGHIVFADLATTGDGLLSGLQLLDLLRRSGRPLSELAAQVMTRLPQVLVNVAVDQRRPDIADLVADAVAAEEAVLDGAGRILIRPSGTEPLVRVMVEAPSAEQAEGVAQRLAAAVGAACAT from the coding sequence ATGACGTTGCGGTTCGGGACCGACGGGGTGCGCGGCCGCGCCGATGAGCTCACCGACGAGCTGGTGGTCGCACTCGGCCAGGCCGCCGCCGAGGTGCTCGGCGCCGACGCCATGGTGGTGGGTCGCGACACCCGGGCCTCGGGTCCTCGGCTCGAGGCGGCCCTGGCGGAGGGGGCGCGCGCCGCAGGGGTCGAGCCGATCGGCCTCGGGGTCGTGCCCACGCCGACGGTGGCCTGGGAGAGCGCCCGCTCGGGTCGCACCGGTGCGGTGATCTCCGCATCGCACAACCCCTGGACCGACAACGGCATCAAGTTCTTCGCACCCGGCGGGCGCAAGCTCTCCGACGAGCTGGAGGAGCGCCTGGAGGCCCGCCTCGACGAGCTCGTGGCCATCGCCGCGCCACTTCCGACAGGGATGGTCGAACCGGCGGGTGATCCCTCGGTGGGCACGGCCTGGGCCGAGGCCCTCCGGGCGACCGTGCCGGCCGACGCCCTGCGCGGCATGAAGGTCGTCGTCGACTGTGCCAACGGGGCGTCGTCGGCGCTGGCGCCCGGCGTCCTGCGGGACCTGGGCTGCGATCTGGTGGTGCTGCACGACTCGCCGGATGGCACCAACATCAACGACGGATGCGGCTCCACCCACCCGGGGGACCTGCAGGCCGCGGTGGTGGAGCACGGGGCGGATGTCGGGCTGGCCTTCGACGGCGACGCCGACCGGGTGCTGGCCGTGGACGAGCGGGGCGCCCTGGTCGACGGCGACCACCTCATCGCCCTGTTCGCCCTCGATCTCCAGGACCGGGGCCGACTGGCCCAGGACCACGTCGTCGTGACGGTGATGACCAACCTCGGCTTCCGCCACGCCATGTCGAGCGCGGGCATCGAGGTGGTCGAAACGCCGGTGGGCGACCGCCACGTGTTGGAGGCCCTGCAACGCGGCGGCTGGTCGCTGGGCGGCGAGCAGTCCGGCCACATCGTCTTCGCCGACCTGGCCACCACGGGCGACGGCCTGCTCTCGGGGCTCCAGCTGCTCGATCTCCTCCGTCGCTCCGGACGGCCTCTCTCCGAGCTGGCGGCGCAGGTGATGACCCGGCTGCCGCAGGTGCTGGTCAACGTGGCGGTCGACCAGCGTCGCCCCGACATCGCCGACCTGGTCGCCGACGCGGTGGCGGCCGAGGAGGCGGTGCTCGACGGCGCCGGCCGCATCCTGATCCGCCCCAGCGGCACCGAACCGCTCGTGCGGGTCATGGTCGAGGCCCCCTCGGCCGAGCAGGCCGAAGGCGTGGCCCAGCGCCTGGCCGCCGCCGTGGGCGCAGCCTGCGCCACGTAG
- the alr gene encoding alanine racemase, translating to MRATRADVDLGAIAHNVGVLKGLVAPAAVCAVVKADGYGHGAIAVSRAALAAGADWLAVALVEEGVVLRRSEIDAPVLLLSQPRLDDIAAAVRFDLRVCVYTPEAVEAVAEAAKRERRLARVHLKVDTGMNRVGVAPQDALALARRIAGHGSLELEGVFTHLAVADEPGHPFTDTQLDRFDAVVAELDADGLRPTLLHAANSATAIEHPRGRYDLVRAGISVYGIPPAPVLADRVDLRPAMTLRSEVSMVKRVGAGEGISYGLRHVFDRETTVATVPVGYADGVSRRLSALGTDVLVGGRRCPIVGTITMDQLMVDCGDDDVAVGDEVVLIGRQGDECVTAEEWAERLDTIAYEVVCGIGPRVPRRYR from the coding sequence GTGCGCGCCACGCGGGCCGACGTCGACCTCGGTGCCATCGCCCACAACGTGGGGGTGCTCAAGGGGCTGGTCGCCCCGGCCGCGGTGTGCGCGGTGGTCAAAGCCGACGGCTACGGGCACGGGGCCATCGCCGTCAGCCGGGCGGCGCTGGCCGCCGGGGCGGACTGGTTGGCGGTCGCCCTGGTGGAGGAGGGCGTCGTTCTGCGCCGCTCCGAGATCGACGCCCCGGTGCTGTTGCTCTCCCAGCCCCGCCTCGACGACATCGCCGCCGCCGTGCGCTTCGATCTGCGGGTGTGCGTCTACACGCCGGAGGCGGTCGAGGCGGTGGCCGAGGCGGCCAAGCGCGAGCGCCGGTTGGCCCGGGTGCACCTCAAGGTCGACACGGGCATGAACCGGGTCGGCGTGGCCCCACAGGACGCGCTCGCCCTCGCCCGCCGCATCGCCGGGCACGGCAGCCTCGAGCTCGAGGGGGTGTTCACGCACCTGGCGGTGGCCGACGAGCCCGGTCACCCCTTCACCGACACCCAGCTCGACCGCTTCGACGCGGTTGTGGCCGAGCTCGACGCCGACGGCCTGCGTCCCACGCTGTTGCACGCCGCCAACTCGGCCACCGCCATCGAGCATCCCCGGGGCCGCTACGACCTGGTCCGGGCCGGCATCTCCGTCTACGGCATCCCGCCGGCCCCCGTGCTGGCCGACCGGGTCGACCTGCGTCCGGCCATGACGCTGCGTAGCGAGGTCTCCATGGTCAAGCGGGTGGGGGCGGGGGAGGGCATCTCCTACGGGCTGCGCCACGTCTTCGACCGGGAGACCACCGTGGCCACCGTGCCGGTGGGCTACGCCGACGGGGTGTCGAGGCGTCTCAGCGCGCTCGGCACCGACGTCCTCGTGGGTGGGCGGCGCTGCCCCATCGTGGGGACCATCACCATGGACCAGCTGATGGTCGACTGCGGCGACGACGACGTGGCGGTGGGCGACGAGGTGGTGCTCATCGGCCGTCAGGGCGACGAGTGCGTCACCGCCGAGGAATGGGCCGAGCGGCTCGACACCATCGCCTACGAGGTCGTCTGCGGCATCGGTCCCCGGGTGCCCCGCCGCTACCGCTGA
- the truA gene encoding tRNA pseudouridine(38-40) synthase TruA: MTTTDPTAADPSGSAAARPGPVRVRLTVAYDGSAFHGMAANEGVATVAGTLAEALGRVLRHPVTLSVAGRTDKGVHAHGQVVSLDVADPLVDLGALARAVNGICGPEISVRAATIVADDFDARFSATWRAYRYTVLNRPDPDPFLARTAWWVPEPLDLNALRLGCDPLIGSHDFSSFCRRPKGAGPEVTLVRRVLDARWHDLGDGVLRFDIRANAFCHQMVRSIVGLLVDVGRGRRRAGQVAGIRRAGDRAGVPTVAPPHGLCLWEVGYPALGAPTSDPRGPRP, encoded by the coding sequence GTGACGACCACCGACCCGACCGCAGCCGACCCCTCGGGGTCGGCTGCGGCGCGTCCGGGCCCGGTGCGCGTCCGGCTCACCGTGGCCTACGACGGCTCGGCCTTCCACGGCATGGCGGCCAACGAGGGCGTGGCCACGGTGGCCGGCACCCTGGCCGAGGCCCTGGGGCGCGTCCTGCGCCACCCGGTCACCCTCAGCGTGGCCGGTCGCACCGACAAGGGCGTGCACGCGCACGGCCAGGTGGTGAGCCTCGACGTCGCCGATCCCCTCGTCGACCTCGGCGCCCTGGCCCGGGCCGTGAACGGCATCTGCGGGCCGGAGATCTCCGTGCGGGCGGCGACCATCGTGGCCGACGACTTCGACGCCCGGTTCTCGGCCACCTGGCGGGCGTACCGCTACACGGTCCTCAACCGGCCCGATCCCGATCCCTTCCTGGCCCGGACGGCCTGGTGGGTGCCCGAGCCCCTCGACCTCAACGCCCTGCGCCTCGGTTGCGACCCGCTCATCGGCAGCCACGACTTCTCGTCGTTCTGCCGCCGACCCAAGGGTGCCGGTCCCGAGGTCACCCTGGTCCGCCGGGTGCTCGACGCTCGCTGGCACGACCTGGGCGACGGGGTCCTGCGCTTCGACATCCGGGCCAATGCCTTCTGCCACCAGATGGTGCGCAGCATCGTCGGGCTGCTGGTCGACGTCGGACGGGGCCGTCGCCGCGCCGGTCAGGTGGCGGGCATCCGCCGGGCGGGCGACCGGGCCGGGGTGCCCACCGTGGCCCCGCCGCACGGCCTGTGCCTGTGGGAGGTGGGGTACCCGGCGCTCGGCGCGCCGACCTCCGACCCCCGAGGGCCCCGGCCCTGA
- a CDS encoding SIS domain-containing protein, with amino-acid sequence MCGIIAVVRQRSDRTPPAPAEVTDALDAASRHLATALELPVDRALIETVASAGRAAHDADRILRGVPGVVALLGSADLAATVENLADGLDRQVVELEARLDAAGAGAVAGSELEALNAAVVAVKDAVWALRRDRLRAARSVAELAGPGAGPSAVAAHLSVHQALSAIDRLEVRGRDSAGLHLLVRDHGLDLDSPAIQAALADRAGDPLFGHRAVRTPEGHLSFVYKAAAEIGELGDNTRHLRDAIRADALLRQALGADDAQVVVLGHTRWASVGIISAPNAHPLNSEELDDTAGSYVTAVLNGDVDNFADLKATEGLRIAPEITTDAKVIPTLTSRAMADGSDLDEAFRRTVNLLEGSVAIAASAAGDPDDLLLALRGSGQALYVGLAEDAFIVASEPYGVVEETDTYLRLDGEVPASPDNPASSGQVVRLHGDAAGTVAGMQRWAYDGTLVPVTDSDLAVAQITTRDIDRGDSPHYLLKEIGEAPASFRKTLRGKLVDGPDGLSVHLGDDVLAPDVRTALADGSISRVLVIGQGTAAVAGRSLVEAVATLAPTSRLRVEAVLATELSGFDLRASMEDTLVVAVSQSGTTTDTNRTVDLVRGRGARVVAVVNRRNSDLTDRADGVLYTSDGRDVEMSVASTKAFYAQIAACYLLAVAIVDARGDVAAPRGELLAALRSMPEAMERVMALRPAIADAARRLAPSRRYWAIVGNGANRIAAEEIRIKLSELCYKAIACDGTEDKKHIDLSSEPMILVCAAGLQGSTADDVAKEVAIYRAHKAAPVVVATEGEERFSAALHVISVPVTHPRLAFVLSAMVGHLFGYEAALAIDAQATPLREARAAIDEAAADGLDGEEALRSLQPALTATATRFYDGLRTGDYDGHLEASTAVRLSSTWRFALGVIGLDAYQLEHGKVGTPGVVLEDLSIALSRAIDELTRPIDAIKHQAKTVTVGISRSDETLLQVPLVKEVLVAGAARDHLTYATLRTLAALEPLVADVLGYTRYAIDGHVDAVDGRDDATVVVVDRGGIGTELRSRTEEDPQLRGTKRWVAVERTVLVAKGRSDGRTVVIVPEMTDGAPTGLVLLHVRLEDDLPLPVLRSVLQGYRNRYAAIKHAVTETEPVFRDDLLVTVPVVDLMTEPVNDLADRWRP; translated from the coding sequence ATGTGCGGGATCATCGCCGTCGTCCGCCAACGATCCGATCGGACGCCGCCTGCGCCGGCGGAGGTCACCGACGCCCTCGACGCCGCCTCCCGCCACCTGGCCACCGCGCTCGAGCTCCCGGTCGATCGGGCCCTGATCGAGACGGTGGCGTCGGCCGGCCGGGCCGCCCACGATGCCGACCGCATCCTGCGAGGGGTTCCCGGCGTGGTCGCCCTGCTGGGCTCGGCCGACCTGGCGGCGACGGTGGAGAACCTCGCCGACGGCCTCGATCGCCAGGTGGTCGAGCTCGAAGCGCGTCTCGACGCCGCGGGCGCGGGCGCGGTCGCCGGTTCCGAGCTCGAGGCGCTCAACGCAGCCGTGGTGGCGGTCAAGGACGCCGTGTGGGCCTTGCGCCGCGATCGCCTGCGGGCGGCGCGGAGCGTGGCCGAGCTGGCCGGTCCCGGTGCGGGGCCGAGCGCGGTCGCCGCCCACCTGTCCGTGCACCAGGCCCTCTCGGCCATCGACCGCCTCGAGGTCCGAGGTCGCGACTCGGCCGGCCTGCACCTGTTGGTGCGCGACCACGGCCTCGACCTCGACTCCCCGGCGATCCAGGCCGCCCTGGCCGACCGGGCCGGCGACCCCCTGTTCGGCCACCGGGCGGTGCGCACCCCCGAGGGCCACCTGAGCTTCGTCTACAAGGCGGCGGCCGAGATCGGTGAGCTCGGCGACAACACCCGCCACCTCCGCGACGCCATTCGGGCCGACGCCCTCCTGCGCCAGGCCCTGGGCGCCGACGACGCCCAGGTGGTGGTGCTGGGGCACACCCGGTGGGCCAGCGTCGGCATCATCTCGGCGCCCAACGCCCACCCGTTGAACTCCGAGGAACTCGACGACACGGCGGGCTCCTACGTCACCGCGGTGCTCAACGGCGACGTCGACAACTTCGCCGACCTCAAGGCCACCGAGGGCCTGCGCATCGCCCCGGAGATCACCACCGACGCCAAGGTGATCCCCACGCTCACCAGCCGGGCCATGGCCGACGGCTCGGACCTCGACGAGGCGTTCCGGCGTACCGTCAACCTCCTCGAGGGGTCGGTGGCCATCGCCGCCAGCGCCGCGGGCGATCCCGACGACCTGTTGCTGGCGCTGCGGGGCAGCGGCCAGGCCCTCTACGTGGGGCTGGCCGAGGACGCCTTCATCGTGGCCAGCGAGCCCTACGGGGTGGTCGAGGAGACCGACACCTACCTCCGCCTCGACGGGGAGGTGCCGGCCAGCCCCGACAACCCGGCCAGCAGCGGCCAGGTGGTGCGCCTCCACGGCGACGCCGCCGGCACGGTGGCGGGCATGCAGCGCTGGGCCTACGACGGCACGCTGGTGCCGGTCACCGACTCGGACCTCGCTGTGGCCCAGATCACCACCCGCGACATCGACCGCGGCGACTCCCCCCACTACCTGTTGAAGGAGATCGGCGAGGCTCCGGCCTCGTTCCGCAAGACGCTTCGGGGGAAGCTGGTCGACGGGCCCGACGGCCTGTCGGTCCACCTCGGCGACGACGTCCTGGCGCCCGACGTGCGCACCGCCCTCGCCGACGGCTCCATCAGCCGGGTGCTGGTGATCGGCCAGGGCACCGCCGCCGTGGCCGGCCGGTCGCTGGTCGAGGCCGTGGCCACCCTCGCGCCGACCTCCCGCCTGCGGGTCGAGGCCGTGCTGGCCACCGAGCTGTCGGGCTTCGACCTGCGCGCCTCCATGGAGGACACGTTGGTCGTGGCCGTCAGCCAGAGCGGCACGACCACCGACACCAACCGCACCGTCGACCTGGTGCGGGGGCGGGGCGCCCGCGTGGTGGCGGTGGTGAACCGGCGCAACAGCGATCTCACCGACCGGGCCGACGGCGTGCTCTACACCTCCGACGGGCGCGACGTGGAGATGAGCGTCGCGTCGACCAAGGCCTTCTACGCCCAGATCGCGGCGTGCTATCTGCTCGCCGTGGCCATCGTCGACGCCCGCGGCGACGTCGCCGCCCCTCGGGGTGAGCTGCTCGCCGCGTTGCGCTCCATGCCCGAGGCCATGGAGCGGGTGATGGCCCTTCGTCCCGCCATCGCGGATGCCGCCCGTCGCCTGGCCCCGTCGCGCCGGTACTGGGCCATCGTCGGCAACGGAGCCAACCGCATCGCCGCCGAGGAGATCCGGATCAAGCTCTCCGAGCTCTGCTACAAGGCCATCGCCTGCGACGGCACCGAGGACAAGAAGCACATCGACCTGTCGTCGGAGCCGATGATCCTGGTGTGCGCCGCCGGCCTGCAGGGTTCCACGGCCGACGACGTGGCCAAGGAGGTGGCGATCTACCGGGCCCACAAGGCGGCACCGGTCGTGGTGGCCACCGAGGGCGAGGAGCGCTTCTCCGCCGCCCTGCACGTCATCTCGGTGCCTGTGACCCATCCCCGGCTGGCCTTCGTCCTCTCGGCCATGGTCGGGCACCTCTTCGGCTACGAGGCCGCCCTCGCCATCGATGCCCAGGCGACACCCCTCCGCGAGGCCCGGGCCGCCATCGACGAGGCTGCCGCCGACGGCCTCGACGGCGAGGAGGCCCTGCGTTCTCTCCAACCGGCGCTGACCGCCACCGCCACGCGCTTCTACGACGGCTTGCGCACCGGCGACTACGACGGCCACCTGGAGGCGTCCACCGCCGTGCGCCTCTCGTCGACGTGGCGCTTCGCGCTGGGCGTCATCGGGCTCGACGCCTACCAGCTCGAGCATGGCAAGGTCGGCACGCCGGGGGTGGTCCTCGAGGACCTCTCCATCGCCCTGAGCCGTGCCATCGACGAGCTGACCCGACCCATCGACGCCATCAAGCACCAGGCCAAGACCGTGACGGTGGGCATCTCGCGCAGCGACGAGACCCTGCTGCAGGTGCCGTTGGTGAAAGAGGTGCTCGTCGCCGGCGCCGCCCGTGACCATCTCACCTACGCCACGCTGCGCACCCTGGCCGCCCTCGAGCCCCTCGTCGCCGATGTCCTCGGCTACACGCGGTATGCCATCGACGGCCACGTCGACGCAGTCGACGGGCGCGACGACGCCACCGTGGTGGTGGTCGACCGGGGCGGCATCGGCACCGAGCTGCGTAGCCGCACCGAGGAGGACCCCCAGCTGCGGGGCACCAAGCGCTGGGTCGCCGTCGAGCGCACGGTGCTGGTGGCCAAGGGCCGCAGCGACGGCCGCACCGTCGTGATCGTGCCGGAGATGACCGACGGCGCACCCACCGGGCTGGTGCTGTTGCACGTGCGCCTCGAGGACGACCTGCCCCTGCCCGTGCTGCGGTCGGTGCTGCAGGGCTACCGGAACCGCTACGCCGCCATCAAGCACGCCGTCACCGAGACCGAGCCCGTCTTCCGCGACGACCTGCTCGTCACCGTGCCCGTGGTCGACCTCATGACCGAACCGGTGAACGACCTCGCCGACCGCTGGCGGCCATGA
- the rplM gene encoding 50S ribosomal protein L13 produces the protein MRTYTPKASEIQRDWHVIDAEGMVLGRLATEVASLLRGKHKPTYTPHLDTGDHVIVVNADKIVLTSNKGERQMVHRHSGYPGGLRTQTYGNLMANKPEEAVRRAVRGMLPKNRLGRQMIRKLKVYAGPNHPHAAQSPQSLELARAKARS, from the coding sequence GTGCGCACCTACACCCCCAAGGCCAGCGAGATCCAGCGCGACTGGCACGTCATCGACGCCGAGGGCATGGTCCTCGGTCGCCTCGCCACCGAGGTGGCCAGCCTCCTGCGCGGCAAGCACAAGCCGACCTACACCCCCCACCTCGACACCGGCGACCACGTCATCGTGGTCAACGCCGACAAGATCGTCCTCACCTCCAACAAGGGCGAGCGCCAGATGGTGCACCGCCACTCGGGGTACCCGGGCGGTCTGCGCACGCAGACCTACGGCAACCTCATGGCCAACAAGCCCGAGGAAGCCGTCCGCCGGGCCGTGCGCGGCATGCTCCCGAAGAACCGCCTCGGTCGTCAGATGATCCGCAAGCTCAAGGTCTACGCGGGGCCGAACCATCCCCACGCCGCCCAGTCGCCCCAGTCGCTCGAGCTCGCCCGCGCCAAGGCCCGCTCGTAA
- a CDS encoding CBS domain-containing protein codes for MLLRDTPVRDLMVTEVLTFRPADNVQDAMRALVLRDIDGAPVLDDDGRVVGVLSTADLIVEESRIPLPAVITLLGAVLELPSSRRRYEETLEKALGATVGEVMADDDVVTIGPDETLETAATVMHDRDVSRLPVVDHDGVLVGLLARGDIVRAIVRDADARGTTSPTEG; via the coding sequence ATGCTGCTGCGAGACACGCCCGTGCGCGACCTGATGGTCACCGAGGTGCTCACCTTCCGCCCGGCGGACAACGTCCAGGACGCCATGCGGGCGCTCGTCCTGCGCGACATCGACGGGGCTCCCGTGCTCGACGACGACGGCCGGGTGGTGGGGGTGCTCTCCACCGCCGACCTGATCGTGGAGGAGTCCCGGATCCCGCTCCCCGCGGTCATCACGCTGCTCGGCGCGGTGTTGGAGCTCCCGTCGTCCAGGCGACGCTACGAGGAGACGCTCGAGAAGGCCCTCGGGGCCACGGTGGGCGAGGTGATGGCCGACGACGACGTGGTGACCATCGGCCCCGACGAGACCCTCGAGACGGCCGCCACGGTCATGCACGATCGCGATGTGTCGCGTCTGCCCGTCGTCGACCACGACGGGGTCCTCGTCGGCTTGCTGGCGCGAGGCGACATCGTGCGGGCCATCGTCCGCGACGCCGACGCCAGGGGGACGACCAGCCCGACCGAGGGCTGA
- the rpsI gene encoding 30S ribosomal protein S9 translates to MSTPLVQSTGRRKRAVARVNLRPGSGTITVNKRSVDEYFPTPTHRMILTEPLRLTELSETYDVDCRIDGGGASGQAGALRHAIARALIEVDPELRPELKKAGFLTRDDRKKESKKYGLKKARKAPQYSKR, encoded by the coding sequence ATGTCGACTCCTCTCGTCCAGTCCACCGGTCGCCGCAAGCGTGCGGTCGCCCGTGTCAACCTCCGTCCCGGCTCCGGGACCATCACGGTCAACAAGCGCTCGGTCGACGAGTACTTCCCGACCCCGACCCACCGGATGATCCTCACCGAGCCGTTGCGCCTCACCGAGCTCTCCGAGACCTACGACGTCGACTGCCGCATCGACGGCGGCGGGGCCTCCGGGCAGGCGGGCGCGCTGCGTCACGCCATCGCCCGGGCGCTCATCGAGGTCGACCCCGAGCTGCGCCCGGAGCTCAAGAAGGCCGGCTTCCTCACCCGCGACGATCGCAAGAAGGAATCCAAGAAGTACGGCCTCAAGAAGGCCCGCAAGGCTCCGCAGTACTCCAAGCGCTGA
- a CDS encoding NAD(P)H-hydrate dehydratase produces the protein MIVGIGVDVVDLERFGVVLARRPAMVERLFTPAEREYAERRRDPVERYAVRFAAKEAVLKALGVGIGSVGWHDIEVRRDDDGRPSVVLSGAAADKAAEAGVTRWQVSLTHTDLVAQATVLAQGAPAADVASGPEAPTAPRGAAHEARSPGPTVGSSGAGADGGQDGASFAVDGLPVDGGLVPIVTPEEMGAIDRSAPEPVKVLIGRAGGAVAGAARRLLGGTYGRRVVVLEGKGNNGNDGREAARRLRSWGVRVLELDVASAPGRLPDADLVIDAAFGTGFRGGFRAPVAAAGAAVLAVDIPSGVDGLTGAPSERVLAADATLTFAALKPGLVLPPGSELAGRVEVADIGLDVSGARAHLVGAAAVAGWLPDVPATGHKWQRAVWIVAGSPGMAGAAALCAGGAARAGAGYVRLSTPGGHPAGAPVEAVLGDLPASGWGGEVLGDLDRFAAVVVGNGLGTSPEMRAEIRSVVAGAAAQGVPTVVDADGLTALGSDAGELVGPATVLTPHDGEFARLAGEAPGADRLASARALAERTGAVVLLKGPSTVVAHPDGRVLVTTTGDQRLATAGTGDVLAGVVGALMAQGLDPWRAAAAGSFLHGLAGALGWPRGLVAGDLPAALPAAIAEVAALRP, from the coding sequence GTGATCGTGGGCATCGGGGTCGACGTCGTCGACCTCGAGCGCTTCGGGGTGGTCCTGGCCCGCCGGCCCGCCATGGTCGAGCGGCTGTTCACGCCGGCCGAGCGTGAGTACGCGGAGCGCCGCCGCGACCCGGTCGAGCGCTACGCCGTGCGCTTCGCCGCCAAGGAGGCCGTCCTCAAAGCCCTGGGCGTGGGCATCGGATCGGTGGGCTGGCACGACATCGAGGTGCGCCGCGACGACGACGGTCGGCCGTCGGTCGTGCTGTCGGGAGCCGCCGCCGACAAAGCCGCCGAGGCCGGGGTCACCCGCTGGCAGGTGTCGTTGACCCACACCGACCTGGTGGCCCAGGCGACGGTGCTGGCCCAGGGCGCGCCGGCGGCGGACGTCGCATCCGGGCCGGAGGCCCCCACGGCCCCGAGGGGCGCCGCCCACGAGGCCCGCTCGCCCGGGCCCACCGTCGGGTCGTCCGGCGCCGGAGCCGATGGCGGGCAGGACGGCGCGTCGTTCGCCGTCGACGGCCTCCCCGTCGACGGTGGGTTGGTCCCCATCGTCACGCCCGAGGAGATGGGGGCCATCGACCGGTCCGCCCCCGAGCCGGTGAAGGTGCTCATCGGCCGGGCGGGTGGGGCGGTCGCTGGTGCTGCGCGCCGGCTGCTCGGTGGCACCTACGGACGGCGGGTCGTGGTCCTCGAGGGCAAGGGCAACAACGGCAATGACGGTCGCGAGGCCGCCCGGCGCCTGCGCAGTTGGGGGGTGCGGGTCCTCGAGCTCGACGTGGCCAGCGCGCCCGGGCGCCTGCCCGACGCCGACCTCGTCATCGATGCCGCGTTCGGCACCGGGTTCCGTGGCGGCTTCCGGGCCCCGGTCGCGGCCGCGGGAGCGGCCGTCCTCGCCGTCGACATCCCGTCGGGAGTCGACGGTCTCACCGGCGCGCCCAGCGAGCGGGTGCTGGCGGCCGATGCCACCCTCACCTTCGCCGCCCTCAAGCCCGGCCTGGTGCTGCCCCCCGGCTCGGAGCTGGCCGGTCGGGTGGAGGTGGCCGACATCGGCCTCGACGTGTCGGGGGCCCGGGCCCACCTCGTCGGGGCCGCGGCCGTGGCCGGATGGCTCCCCGACGTGCCCGCCACCGGCCACAAGTGGCAGCGGGCCGTGTGGATCGTGGCCGGCAGCCCGGGGATGGCGGGTGCCGCCGCCCTCTGCGCCGGGGGCGCGGCCCGCGCCGGCGCCGGCTACGTGCGCCTCTCCACCCCCGGGGGTCACCCGGCCGGCGCGCCGGTGGAGGCCGTGCTCGGCGACCTGCCGGCCTCGGGGTGGGGTGGCGAGGTGCTCGGCGACCTCGACCGCTTCGCCGCCGTGGTCGTCGGCAACGGGCTGGGGACCTCGCCCGAGATGCGAGCCGAGATCCGATCGGTCGTGGCGGGGGCTGCGGCGCAGGGTGTCCCCACCGTGGTCGACGCCGACGGGCTGACCGCCCTCGGATCCGACGCCGGGGAGCTGGTGGGCCCGGCCACGGTCCTCACCCCTCACGACGGCGAGTTCGCCCGACTGGCAGGGGAGGCCCCCGGCGCCGACCGGCTGGCGTCGGCCCGAGCGCTGGCCGAACGAACCGGTGCCGTGGTGCTGCTCAAGGGGCCCTCCACCGTCGTGGCCCACCCCGACGGGCGGGTCCTGGTCACCACCACCGGTGACCAGCGACTGGCCACCGCCGGCACCGGCGACGTGCTCGCCGGGGTCGTCGGCGCACTCATGGCCCAGGGCCTCGATCCGTGGCGGGCCGCGGCGGCCGGCTCGTTCCTCCACGGGCTCGCCGGCGCCCTAGGCTGGCCTCGCGGCCTGGTCGCCGGGGATCTCCCCGCCGCCCTGCCGGCCGCCATCGCCGAGGTCGCGGCGCTGCGCCCCTAG